One genomic region from Sciurus carolinensis chromosome 2, mSciCar1.2, whole genome shotgun sequence encodes:
- the Foxa1 gene encoding LOW QUALITY PROTEIN: hepatocyte nuclear factor 3-alpha (The sequence of the model RefSeq protein was modified relative to this genomic sequence to represent the inferred CDS: inserted 1 base in 1 codon), translating to MLGTVKMEGHESSDWNSYYADTQEAYSSVPVSNMNSGLGSMNSMNTYMTMNTMTTSGNMTPASFNMSYANPGLGAGLSPGAVTGMPGGSAGAMNSMTAAGVTAMGTALSPGGMGAMGAQPAASMNGLGPYAAAMNPCMSPMAYAPSNLGRSRAGGGSDAKTFKRSYPHAKPPYSYISLITMAIQQAPSKMLTLSEIYQWIMDLFPYYRQNQQRWQNSIRHSLSFNDCFVKVARSPDKPGKGSYWTLHPDSGNMFENGCYLRRQKRFKCEKQPGAGGGSGGSGSKSGPESRKDPSSAGNPXADSPLHRGVHGKAGQLEGAPAPGPAASPQTLDHSGATATGGASELKTPASSSAPPISSGPGTLASVPPSHPAHGLAPHESQMHLKGDPHYSFNHPFSINNLMSSSEQQHKLDFKAYEQALQYSPYGAALPASLPLGSASVATRSPIEPSALEPAYYQGVYSRPVLNTS from the exons ATGTTAGGAACTGTGAAGATGGAAGGGCATGAGAGCAGCGACTGGAACAGCTATTACGCGGACACACAGGAG GCCTACTCCTCGGTCCCGGTCAGCAACATGAACTCAGGCCTGGGTTCCATGAATTCCATGAACACCTACATGACCATGAACACCATGACCACGAGCGGCAACATGACCCCGGCTTCCTTCAACATGTCCTACGCTAACCCGGGCTTGGGGGCTGGTCTGAGTCCAGGTGCTGTGACTGGCATGCCAGGGGGCTCAGCGGGCGCCATGAACAGCATGACGGCAGCAGGTGTGACGGCTATGGGGACGGCGCTGAGTCCAGGTGGCATGGGCGCCATGGGCGCGCAGCCGGCGGCCTCCATGAATGGCCTGGGCCCTTATGCAGCCGCCATGAACCCATGCATGAGCCCGATGGCGTACGCTCCGTCCAACCTGGGCCGCAGCCGCGCTGGGGGAGGCAGCGACGCCAAGACGTTCAAGCGCAGCTACCCGCACGCCAAGCCGCCCTACTCCTACATCTCGCTCATCACCATGGCTATCCAGCAGGCGCCCAGCAAGATGCTCACGCTAAGTGAGATCTACCAGTGGATCATGGACCTCTTCCCCTATTACCGGCAGAACCAGCAGCGCTGGCAGAACTCCATCCgccactctctctctttcaacGACTGCTTTGTCAAGGTGGCACGATCCCCGGACAAGCCGGGCAAGGGCTCTTACTGGACGCTGCATCCGGACTCCGGCAACATGTTCGAAAACGGCTGCTACCTGCGCCGTCAGAAACGCTTCAAGTGCGAGAAGCAGCCGGGGGCCGGGGGAGGGAGTGGGGGCAGTGGCTCCAAGAGCGGCCCTGAAAGCCGCAAGGACCCTTCCAGCGCGGGTAACC GCGCCGACTCGCCCCTTCATCGGGGCGTGCACGGGAAGGCGGGCCAGCTAGAGGGCGCGCCGGCCCCCGGGCCCGCCGCCAGCCCCCAGACTCTGGACCACAGCGGGGCGACGGCGACAGGGGGCGCCTCGGAGTTGAAGACTCCAGCCTCCTCGTCGGCTCCCCCCATAAGCTCCGGGCCCGGGACCCTGGCATCTGTGCCCCCCTCTCACCCAGCGCATGGCCTAGCACCCCACGAGTCCCAGATGCACCTGAAAGGAGATCCCCACTACTCCTTCAACCACCCCTTCTCCATCAACAACCTCATGTCCTCCTCGGAGCAGCAGCACAAGCTGGACTTCAAGGCATACGAGCAGGCACTGCAGTACTCGCCCTACGGCGCCGCCTTGCCCGCCAGCCTGCCGCTTGGCAGCGCCTCGGTGGCCACCAGGAGCCCCATCGAGCCCTCAGCCCTGGAGCCGGCCTACTACCAAGGTGTGTATTCCAGACCCGTCCTAAACACTTCCTAG